The following proteins are co-located in the Desulfurobacteriaceae bacterium genome:
- a CDS encoding twin-arginine translocation protein, TatA/E family subunit — MITKIILLFVVVGVIFGWDKIINLFKAFFEAKKEFKKGLEGEEEKPVIKVVEKKR, encoded by the coding sequence TTGATAACGAAAATTATTCTCCTATTTGTTGTCGTTGGAGTAATCTTTGGATGGGATAAGATTATAAATCTCTTTAAGGCCTTCTTTGAAGCTAAAAAGGAGTTCAAAAAGGGCCTGGAAGGCGAGGAAGAAAAACCTGTTATAAAAGTAGTAGAGAAAAAAAGGTAA
- a CDS encoding zinc ribbon domain-containing protein, whose amino-acid sequence MNIYVFQCNSCGAEFEEAIYTPLQLMEVKCPFCNSEDGEVIDIVNACSPFG is encoded by the coding sequence ATGAACATCTACGTCTTCCAGTGTAACAGCTGCGGGGCTGAGTTTGAAGAAGCAATTTATACACCTCTCCAACTTATGGAAGTCAAGTGTCCCTTTTGTAACTCTGAAGATGGTGAAGTAATTGACATCGTTAATGCCTGTTCTCCATTTGGCTGA